From a region of the Cololabis saira isolate AMF1-May2022 chromosome 8, fColSai1.1, whole genome shotgun sequence genome:
- the LOC133449241 gene encoding ciliary microtubule inner protein 1-like isoform X1, giving the protein MDSSNRVNFVHRDEIWKAHVQLEKNSAKVWPNKWGFLTEAYGEYHTESLKLKEEMKVGLPPHLAVQPVTPPQKYIHVGPSPPVPPTTQALIGWRSGHSHLQFEKYGLVHHGRRSFLKELGWPQGARP; this is encoded by the exons ATGGATTCCTCCAACCGCGTCAACTTTGTACATCGAGATGAAATCTG gaaAGCGCATGTACAACTTGAGAAGAATTCAGCAAAAGTTTGGCCCAACAAGTGGGGCTTCCTGACTGAAGCCTACGGggag TACCACACGGAGAGCTTGAAGCTGAAGGAGGAGATGAAGGTGGGACTTCCTCCTCACCTGGCCGTCCAACCTGTGACCCCCCCACAAAAATATATCCAT GTCGGCCCCTCTCCTCCAGTTCCACCAACCACTCAGGCTCTCATCGGTTGGCGTTCAGGTCACTCACATCTTCAGTTTGAAAAGTACGGcctggtgcatcatgggagacgTAGTTTTCTCAAGGAGCTGGGCTGGCCTCAAGGCGCTCGCCCCTGA
- the LOC133449241 gene encoding ciliary microtubule inner protein 1-like isoform X2: MDSSNRVNFVHRDEIWKAHVQLEKNSAKVWPNKWGFLTEAYGEYHTESLKLKEEMKVGPSPPVPPTTQALIGWRSGHSHLQFEKYGLVHHGRRSFLKELGWPQGARP; the protein is encoded by the exons ATGGATTCCTCCAACCGCGTCAACTTTGTACATCGAGATGAAATCTG gaaAGCGCATGTACAACTTGAGAAGAATTCAGCAAAAGTTTGGCCCAACAAGTGGGGCTTCCTGACTGAAGCCTACGGggag TACCACACGGAGAGCTTGAAGCTGAAGGAGGAGATGAAG GTCGGCCCCTCTCCTCCAGTTCCACCAACCACTCAGGCTCTCATCGGTTGGCGTTCAGGTCACTCACATCTTCAGTTTGAAAAGTACGGcctggtgcatcatgggagacgTAGTTTTCTCAAGGAGCTGGGCTGGCCTCAAGGCGCTCGCCCCTGA
- the pck1 gene encoding phosphoenolpyruvate carboxykinase, cytosolic [GTP] — protein sequence MPPQVQSRNQGGARVLQGDLSALSPAVREFVDTNAALCQPESIHICDGSDEENRAVLTQLEEQGMIKKLSKYENCWLARTDPMDVARVESKTVIVTRDQRDTVPTPLGGGVSQLGRWMSQEEFDKAMAQRFPGCMKGRTMYVIPFSMGPVGSPLSKIGVELTDSPYVVASMRVMTRMGTSVLTALGNGEFVRCLHSVGCPLPLRKPLVNNWPCNPEQTLIAHIPDRRQIISFGSGYGGNSLLGKKCFALRIASRIAKEEGWLAEHMLILGITNPAGEKKYMAAAFPSACGKTNLAMLQPTLPGWKVECVGDDIAWMKFDSEGNLRAINPENGFFGVAPGTSAQTNPNAMATVMKNTVFTNVAETSDGGVYWEGMDQTLPEGVTITSWKNQPWSPEDGEPCSHPNSRFCTPAGQCPIIDPQWESPEGVPIEAIIFGGRRPQGVPLVYEAFSWQHGVFVGASMRSEATAAAEHKAKVIMHDPFAMRPFFGYNFGQYLSHWLSMADRPGAKLPKIFHVNWFRKSPTAGFLWPGFGDNVRVLDWMFRRVKGDAGAEPSAVGYLPCRDALDLRGLRGPLDLDQLFSLDRDFWQTEVQDVRKYFSTEVNVDLPGEVARQLELLQQRVSQM from the exons ATGCCTCCTCAGGTCCAGTCCCGGAACCAGGGCGGTGCCCGGGTCCTGCAGGGCGACCTCAGCGCCCTCAGCCCGGCCGTCAGGGAGTTCGTGGACACCAACGCCGCTCTGTGCCAACCCGAGTCCATCCACATCTGTGACGGCTCTGACGAGGAGAACCGAGCCGTCCTGACACAGCTGGAGGAGCAAGGGATGATCAAGAAGCTCAGCAAATACGAGAACTG CTGGTTGGCCAGGACCGACCCGATGGACGTGGCCCGTGTGGAGAGTAAGACGGTGATCGTGACCCGGGACCAGCGGGACACGGTGCCCACGCCGCTGGGCGGGGGAGTCAGCCAGCTGGGCCGCTGGATGTCCCAGGAGGAGTTCGACAAGGCCATGGCCCAACGCTTCCCCGGCTGCATGAAAG GGCGCACCATGTACGTGATTCCCTTCAGCATGGGTCCGGTGGGCTCCCCGCTCTCCAAGATCGGCGTGGAGCTGACGGACTCCCCCTACGTGGTGGCCAGCATGAGGGTCATGACCCGCATGGGCACATCGGTGCTGACCGCTCTGGGCAACGGCGAGTTTGTGCGGTGTCTGCACTCCGTCGGCTGTCCTCTGCCCCTCAGAA AGCCGCTGGTGAACAACTGGCCCTGCAACCCCGAGCAGACCTTGATCGCCCACATCCCGGACCGGAGACAGATCATCTCCTTCGGCAGCGGCTACGGAGGGAATTCCCTCCTGGGGAAGAAATGCTTCGCTCTGCGCATCGCCTCGCGCATCGCCAAGGAGGAGGGCTGGCTGGCCGAGCACATGCTG ATCCTGGGCATCACCAACCCCGCTGGAGAGAAGAAGTACATGGCGGCGGCGTTCCCCAGCGCCTGCGGGAAGACCAACCTGGCCATGCTGCAGCCCACGCTGCCCGGCTGGAAGGTGGAGTGTGTCGGGGACGACATCGCCTGGATGAAGTTCGACAGCGAAG GGAACCTACGAGCCATCAACCCTGAGAACGGGTTCTTCGGTGTCGCCCCCGGCACCTCGGCCCAAACCAACCCCAACGCCATGGCCACCGTGATGAAGAACACCGTCTTCACCAATGTGGCGGAGACCAGCGACGGTGGCGTGTACTGGGAGGGCATGGACCAAACCCTGCCTGAAGGCGTCACCATCACGTCCTGGAAGAACCAGCCCTGGAGCCCCGAAGATG GAGAACCCTGCTCCCATCCCAACTCCCGGTTCTGCACGCCGGCCGGACAGTGTCCCATCATCGACCCGCAGTGGGAGTCCCCGGAGGGCGTCCCCATCGAGGCCATCATCTTCGGCGGCCGCCGGCCTCAAG GCGTTCCTCTGGTGTACGAAGCATTCAGCTGGCAGCACGGCGTGTTCGTCGGGGCGTCCATGAGGTCGGAGGCAACGGCTGCAGCTGAACATAAAG CTAAGGTCATCATGCACGACCCCTTCGCCATGCGACCGTTCTTCGGCTACAACTTCGGCCAGTACCTCTCCCACTGGCTGAGCATGGCGGACCGGCCCGGGGCCAAACTGCCCAAGATCTTCCACGTCAACTGGTTCCGCAAGAGCCCCACGGCCGGCTTCCTCTGGCCCGGCTTCGGCGACAACGTGCGCGTGCTGGACTGGATGTTCCGGCGGGTGAAGGGCGACGCGGGGGCCGAGCCCTCGGCCGTGGGCTACCTGCCCTGCCGCGACGCCCTGGACCTGCGGGGCCTGCGGGGCccgctggacctggaccagctctTCTCCCTGGACCGGGACTTCTGGCAGACGGAGGTGCAGGACGTGAGGAAGTACTTCAGCACCGAGGTGAACGTGGACCTGCCCGGAGAGGTGGCCcggcagctggagctgctgcagcagaggGTCAGCCAGATGTGA